In one Sporomusa sphaeroides DSM 2875 genomic region, the following are encoded:
- a CDS encoding glucose-1-phosphate adenylyltransferase has protein sequence MRSKECVAMILAGGQGSRLGALTKKLAKPAVPFGGKYRIIDFPLSNCYNSGIDTVGVLTQYQPLALHSYIGIGSAWDLDRRNGGVYVLPPYVREKSGEWYKGTADAIYQNFNFIEMFNPEYVLILSGDHIYKMDYSLMLDYHKTKQADVTIAVIEVPWEEAGRFGIMNTAAEDCIVEFEEKPKNPKNNLASMGIYVFSWPALRAYLAADAADTSSSHDFGKNVIPRMLAGGERLYAYRFSGYWKDVGTVESFWEANMDLLSDEPTLNLYDPSWRIYSVSPAQPPHFVADTAQIICSMITEGCQIHGQVENSVLFPGVYVGAGARVKDSIIMPYTTIGANAVINKAIIGRKSVIEAGAQIGTDEITEQEATRWFSGITLIGDNLTITSETKIKRNALLARS, from the coding sequence ATGCGAAGCAAGGAATGTGTTGCCATGATTTTAGCCGGCGGTCAGGGAAGCAGACTGGGGGCGCTGACCAAAAAGCTGGCCAAGCCGGCTGTACCGTTTGGCGGCAAGTATCGCATCATTGATTTCCCGCTGAGCAATTGTTATAACTCCGGCATTGATACTGTCGGCGTGCTGACCCAGTACCAGCCATTAGCCCTTCATTCCTATATTGGTATTGGAAGTGCCTGGGACCTCGACCGCCGCAACGGCGGAGTGTATGTACTGCCGCCATATGTCCGGGAAAAAAGCGGCGAATGGTACAAAGGCACGGCAGATGCCATTTATCAGAACTTTAATTTTATCGAAATGTTTAACCCGGAATATGTGCTGATCCTGTCAGGCGATCACATTTATAAAATGGATTATTCGCTGATGCTTGATTATCATAAAACCAAGCAGGCTGATGTTACCATTGCTGTTATTGAGGTGCCGTGGGAGGAAGCCGGCCGGTTTGGCATTATGAATACGGCAGCCGAGGATTGTATTGTGGAATTTGAGGAAAAACCCAAGAATCCAAAAAACAACCTGGCTTCCATGGGAATATACGTATTTAGCTGGCCGGCACTCAGAGCCTATCTGGCGGCCGATGCTGCCGATACCAGCTCCAGCCATGACTTTGGTAAAAATGTCATCCCCAGGATGCTGGCCGGTGGTGAGCGCCTGTATGCTTACCGCTTCAGCGGCTACTGGAAGGATGTTGGCACAGTCGAAAGTTTTTGGGAAGCCAACATGGATTTGCTCAGTGATGAACCGACGCTCAATTTGTATGATCCCAGCTGGCGGATTTATTCTGTCAGCCCTGCGCAGCCGCCGCATTTTGTGGCAGATACGGCGCAGATTATTTGTTCGATGATCACGGAAGGCTGCCAAATACACGGCCAGGTGGAAAATTCCGTATTGTTTCCCGGCGTGTATGTGGGGGCAGGTGCCAGGGTAAAGGATTCTATTATTATGCCTTACACGACTATTGGTGCCAATGCCGTTATTAATAAAGCCATTATCGGCCGCAAATCAGTCATTGAAGCCGGCGCTCAGATTGGCACAGATGAAATAACTGAGCAGGAGGCAACCCGCTGGTTTTCCGGGATAACCTTAATTGGCGATAACCTGACAATTACCAGCGAGACTAAGATTAAGCGCAATGCCCTGCTTGCCCGTTCGTAA
- the alr gene encoding alanine racemase, with protein MFERPVWAEIDLSAIKHNVREIKKGLRPGVKFCAVVKADAYGHGAVAVSQALLTAGADRLAVAIVSEAIELRRAGIVVPVQVLGYTPPEQALVVAKYDIAQTVYSLDMVRALAAAGAQTGKQVKLHIKIDTGMGRIGILPEEAGEFAAAVANMAGVEIEGVFSHFATADEADKSYAEFQYARFEEALQRIKAKGIHVPLRHMANSAATLELPQTHLDMVRPGIILYGLWPSPEVNKNIRLKPAMCLKAQVAHIKTVAAGAGISYGRTYIAETERKIATLPIGYADGWRRELSGRTEVLINGGYAPLVGRICMDQCMADVTGIAEVKNGDTAILFGVPELTTDKVAEVLGTITYELVCMVGERVPRIYINR; from the coding sequence ATGTTTGAACGTCCGGTTTGGGCAGAGATTGACTTATCTGCCATTAAACACAATGTTAGAGAAATAAAAAAAGGGCTAAGGCCTGGCGTCAAGTTTTGCGCTGTGGTTAAGGCCGACGCTTACGGTCACGGTGCAGTAGCCGTTTCGCAGGCTTTGCTGACAGCCGGTGCCGACCGGCTGGCGGTGGCGATTGTCAGTGAGGCGATTGAGCTGCGGCGAGCCGGTATTGTGGTGCCTGTTCAGGTATTGGGCTATACTCCGCCGGAGCAGGCCCTGGTGGTGGCAAAGTATGATATAGCGCAGACGGTATATTCCCTGGATATGGTTCGCGCGTTGGCGGCTGCCGGAGCGCAAACCGGCAAACAGGTGAAATTGCATATCAAAATTGATACAGGCATGGGGCGAATTGGCATTTTGCCGGAAGAGGCAGGTGAGTTTGCCGCCGCGGTAGCCAACATGGCTGGTGTAGAAATTGAGGGAGTTTTTTCGCATTTTGCTACCGCTGATGAAGCGGACAAGAGCTATGCCGAATTTCAATATGCCAGATTTGAAGAAGCACTGCAGCGGATAAAAGCTAAAGGCATCCATGTTCCCCTGCGGCATATGGCCAATAGTGCCGCCACCCTGGAATTGCCCCAAACACATCTGGATATGGTCAGGCCTGGAATTATTCTTTATGGACTATGGCCATCTCCTGAAGTAAATAAAAATATCAGACTGAAGCCGGCTATGTGCCTCAAAGCCCAGGTAGCCCATATAAAAACGGTGGCGGCTGGAGCCGGCATCAGTTATGGACGGACATACATTGCTGAGACAGAACGCAAAATTGCCACCTTGCCTATCGGGTATGCCGACGGTTGGCGCAGAGAACTATCCGGCAGGACGGAGGTCTTGATCAACGGCGGTTATGCCCCCTTGGTCGGCAGGATCTGCATGGATCAGTGCATGGCCGATGTTACCGGTATTGCTGAGGTCAAGAACGGCGATACCGCCATTTTATTTGGGGTGCCTGAACTGACAACCGATAAGGTGGCAGAGGTGTTAGGGACAATTACTTACGAGCTTGTCTGTATGGTCGGGGAGCGGGTTCCCCGCATATATATCAACAGGTAA
- a CDS encoding CheR family methyltransferase — protein MSDKDWELFKQKVHTKSGINLNDYKPAQMQRRIGNMMSRHGAGSYVDFFGKLETDQKLYKDFVDFLTINVTEFFRTPEKFDELEKRVIPDLLKQSAKLNIWSAGCSIGAEPYSLAIMLNELTPQVRHRILATDLDIEMLAKAKQGTYTANELKNIPSARLAKYFKQADGKATINDDIRAKVEFGRHNLLVDKFETGFDLILCRNVVIYFTEAAKDSLYRRFFAALKPGGVLFVGGTEAILNFRDIGFSHYLPFFYRKPF, from the coding sequence ATGAGTGACAAGGATTGGGAGTTGTTTAAGCAGAAGGTTCATACAAAGTCAGGTATTAACCTTAATGATTACAAGCCGGCGCAAATGCAGCGCCGTATTGGCAATATGATGAGCCGCCACGGAGCCGGCAGTTATGTCGATTTTTTTGGTAAGCTGGAGACCGACCAAAAGCTGTATAAGGATTTCGTCGATTTTCTTACCATTAATGTGACTGAATTTTTCCGGACGCCGGAGAAATTTGACGAACTGGAGAAAAGAGTTATTCCAGACCTCCTGAAACAGAGTGCTAAGCTCAATATTTGGAGTGCCGGCTGTTCCATTGGCGCCGAGCCTTATTCGTTAGCTATTATGCTTAATGAGCTGACACCACAGGTGAGACACCGTATTTTGGCCACAGATCTCGATATCGAGATGCTGGCCAAGGCTAAACAGGGAACCTATACAGCCAATGAACTCAAAAATATACCGTCTGCCAGACTTGCTAAATATTTTAAGCAGGCAGACGGCAAGGCCACAATCAATGACGATATTCGGGCAAAGGTGGAGTTTGGGCGTCATAATTTGCTGGTTGATAAGTTTGAAACCGGCTTTGACCTGATTTTGTGCCGCAATGTTGTTATTTACTTTACTGAGGCAGCCAAAGACAGTCTGTACCGCCGTTTTTTCGCTGCTTTGAAACCGGGCGGGGTACTGTTTGTCGGCGGTACGGAGGCGATACTCAATTTCCGCGATATCGGGTTCAGCCACTATTTGCCGTTCTTTTACCGCAAGCCTTTTTAG
- a CDS encoding glucose-1-phosphate adenylyltransferase: protein MENKEWIAMILAQGSCLGALTQEVAKPAVPFGGQYRIIDFTLSNCRNSGLDTVGILTQYQPLLLHSYVGNGSAWDLDRRDGGVHILPPFFREQGGEWYKGTADAVYQNVEFIEHFGPEYVVVLSGDHIYKMNYADMLSLHKACQADVTLGVLEVPREETGRFGLIDIGVDGQITGLGEKLRQTRGNQVSMGVYIFSWKVLKQYLERDAASFTSTHDFGKDIIPALLAAGKRIYAYKFAGYWQDVDTISSYWQTNMDILGLAPKLVLDDPDWPVYSPQVSLPPQYHGPGAKVSNSAIAGGVTVLGEVENSIVFPGVYIGPGAKIKDSIIMQYARIERDTTLAGAIITANAVVSPGMAAHAGNGVIPVMGNRQFITAEILAKIERAG from the coding sequence TTGGAAAATAAGGAATGGATTGCCATGATACTGGCACAAGGCAGTTGTCTGGGAGCATTAACGCAAGAAGTAGCCAAACCTGCCGTGCCGTTTGGCGGTCAGTATCGCATTATTGATTTTACTTTAAGCAATTGCCGGAATTCCGGCCTGGATACTGTGGGGATACTGACCCAGTATCAGCCGCTGCTGTTACATAGTTATGTCGGCAATGGCAGTGCCTGGGATCTTGATAGAAGAGACGGCGGGGTGCATATTCTGCCGCCTTTTTTCCGGGAGCAGGGTGGTGAATGGTATAAAGGAACGGCAGATGCTGTCTATCAGAATGTTGAATTTATCGAACATTTTGGGCCCGAGTATGTGGTGGTGCTGTCAGGCGACCATATTTATAAGATGAATTATGCCGACATGCTCAGCCTGCACAAAGCCTGTCAGGCTGATGTGACTCTGGGGGTGCTTGAGGTGCCCCGGGAGGAAACCGGCCGGTTTGGCCTCATAGATATAGGTGTTGACGGACAAATAACAGGTTTGGGTGAGAAACTCCGCCAGACCAGGGGTAATCAGGTTTCCATGGGAGTGTATATTTTTTCCTGGAAAGTGTTAAAACAGTATTTGGAAAGAGATGCTGCCAGTTTTACATCCACCCATGATTTTGGCAAAGACATAATCCCTGCTTTGTTGGCTGCCGGCAAGCGCATATATGCCTATAAGTTTGCCGGATATTGGCAGGATGTGGACACAATCAGCAGCTATTGGCAGACCAATATGGATATATTGGGGCTGGCCCCGAAACTGGTGCTGGATGATCCGGACTGGCCTGTATATTCGCCGCAGGTAAGTTTGCCGCCCCAGTATCACGGGCCGGGAGCTAAAGTGAGCAATTCGGCAATTGCCGGGGGAGTCACTGTTTTGGGAGAGGTGGAGAATTCTATTGTTTTTCCCGGTGTATATATTGGCCCGGGGGCTAAAATTAAGGACAGTATTATTATGCAGTATGCCCGGATCGAACGCGACACCACGCTGGCTGGCGCTATCATTACGGCCAATGCCGTAGTGAGTCCGGGAATGGCAGCTCATGCCGGGAACGGCGTCATTCCGGTTATGGGCAACCGCCAGTTCATAACAGCGGAAATTTTGGCGAAAATTGAGCGGGCAGGCTGA
- the glgB gene encoding 1,4-alpha-glucan branching protein GlgB — translation MTMAWLTDYDKYLFHEGRNTRSYTMLGAHLATAGGVAGAWFAVWAPRARAVRVIGSFNNWDGSGHAMVKARDCGVWALFVSGAAAGDLYKYEIVTGSGEVLHKADPYAFAAEVRPNTASKLVSLEGYCWQDDAWREAKAKKSPYNQPMNIYEVDLGSWKRGSDRQKLSYRELALELPQYAASMGYTHIELLPVAEHPFDGSWGYQATGYYAVTSRYGEPEDFMYFVDCCHRQGIGVILDWVPGHFCKDAHGLACFDGTTLYEYSDWRRENRGWGTANFDLSRPEVVSFLISNALFWLEVYHIDGLRIDAVANMLYLNYGRDQGDWEPNCQGGTENLEAVSFLQQLNEAVFANYPAALVIAEDSTAWPLVTQPTYLGGLGFNFKWNMGWMNDMLRYMALDPLHRQHHHNLVTFSFMYAFSENFVLPLSHDEVVHGKKSLLDKMPGDYWQKFANLRAFYAYMMAHPGKKLLFMGGEFGQFIEWNYQDSLDWHLLDYEMHGKLLDYVKALNHFYLEHPALWQNEQDWQGFSWIDCHNSEQSVLVFKRQGKEAGEFIIAVLNFTPVVRQEFRLGVPAARHYVEVLNSDRPVYGGSGQENPGELIPETVAWHGQPNSLLITLPPLAAVYLKPVGASCPEATGGDLEDTGVVAD, via the coding sequence ATGACTATGGCGTGGCTTACCGATTATGATAAGTATTTATTCCATGAGGGCCGCAATACCCGCAGTTATACTATGCTGGGAGCGCATCTAGCCACAGCCGGCGGGGTGGCTGGCGCCTGGTTTGCCGTATGGGCGCCTCGTGCCAGAGCAGTCAGGGTTATCGGCAGTTTTAACAACTGGGACGGCAGCGGTCATGCCATGGTAAAGGCACGTGACTGCGGTGTGTGGGCGTTGTTTGTTTCCGGGGCTGCAGCGGGGGATTTGTATAAATACGAGATTGTTACCGGTAGCGGGGAAGTGCTGCATAAGGCCGACCCATATGCTTTTGCTGCCGAAGTCAGGCCGAATACAGCCTCAAAACTGGTCAGCCTGGAAGGCTATTGCTGGCAGGATGACGCTTGGCGTGAGGCCAAAGCCAAAAAGAGTCCTTATAACCAGCCGATGAATATCTATGAAGTGGATTTGGGTTCATGGAAGCGGGGCAGTGACCGCCAAAAGCTGTCCTACCGGGAGCTGGCGCTGGAACTGCCGCAGTATGCCGCCAGTATGGGCTATACCCATATTGAGTTGCTGCCTGTTGCCGAGCATCCGTTTGACGGTTCGTGGGGCTATCAGGCCACCGGTTATTATGCTGTTACCAGCCGTTACGGCGAGCCGGAAGACTTTATGTATTTTGTTGATTGCTGCCATCGGCAGGGAATCGGGGTCATTCTGGACTGGGTTCCCGGACATTTTTGCAAAGATGCTCATGGACTGGCCTGCTTTGACGGTACAACCCTCTACGAATACAGTGACTGGCGGCGCGAGAATCGCGGCTGGGGTACGGCCAATTTTGACCTTAGCCGGCCGGAAGTGGTGAGCTTTTTAATTTCAAATGCGCTATTTTGGCTGGAGGTCTACCATATTGACGGCCTGCGGATTGACGCGGTGGCCAACATGCTGTACCTCAATTATGGCCGTGATCAGGGCGATTGGGAACCTAACTGCCAGGGCGGGACGGAAAATTTGGAAGCCGTCAGCTTTTTGCAGCAGCTTAATGAAGCTGTTTTTGCCAATTATCCGGCGGCGCTGGTGATTGCCGAGGACTCGACAGCCTGGCCGCTGGTTACTCAACCGACTTATTTGGGTGGTTTAGGGTTTAATTTTAAATGGAATATGGGCTGGATGAACGATATGCTGCGCTATATGGCGCTGGATCCGCTTCATCGTCAGCATCATCATAATCTGGTGACTTTTTCTTTCATGTATGCTTTTTCCGAAAACTTTGTCCTGCCTTTATCCCATGATGAGGTAGTACATGGCAAGAAATCGCTGCTGGATAAAATGCCGGGTGATTACTGGCAGAAGTTTGCCAATCTCCGGGCCTTTTACGCCTATATGATGGCCCATCCCGGCAAAAAGCTGTTGTTTATGGGCGGGGAGTTTGGTCAATTCATTGAATGGAATTACCAGGACAGTTTGGACTGGCATTTACTTGATTACGAAATGCACGGTAAACTGCTGGACTATGTTAAAGCGCTGAATCACTTTTATCTGGAACATCCGGCTTTGTGGCAAAACGAGCAGGATTGGCAGGGCTTTTCCTGGATTGATTGTCACAACAGCGAGCAGAGTGTCCTGGTGTTTAAACGGCAAGGGAAAGAAGCCGGTGAGTTTATTATCGCTGTGCTGAATTTTACGCCGGTTGTCCGGCAGGAGTTCCGGCTGGGTGTACCGGCTGCCCGGCATTATGTCGAAGTACTCAACAGCGACAGGCCGGTATATGGCGGGTCAGGCCAGGAAAATCCGGGAGAGCTTATTCCGGAGACCGTTGCCTGGCATGGTCAGCCTAACTCTCTTCTTATTACGCTGCCACCCTTGGCGGCTGTGTATTTAAAACCGGTTGGCGCCAGTTGTCCGGAAGCAACTGGGGGAGACCTTGAAGATACCGGTGTTGTTGCAGATTAA
- the glgA gene encoding glycogen synthase GlgA, giving the protein MRKVLFVASEAAPFAKTGGLGDVIGSLPKALTAQGGDIRVIMPKYSCIPDEFVSRMVKRATFTVSVGWRRQYAGLYELDFQGVTWYFIDNEYYFKREGLYGYYDEAERFAYFCRAVLEALPRLDFMPEIIHCHDWQTGPLAAMLKLQYIDRNEYAGVKTVFTIHNLMYQGIFPSDILVDLLGLPTSAFTADGLEFYGQVNFLKGGLAFSDQITTVSKSYAEEMQYPYFGEKLEGILAKRRADICGIVNGIDYETYNPAGDSFIYTNYTWRGTTKRLDNKIKLQAELGLSVGKHIPLIGMVSRLVDSKGLDLIAHVMAELLDLDVQLVVLGTGERRFENLFAYAAGCRPDKVSAKITFSDDLAHKIYAGSDMFLMPSRFEPCGIGQLIALRYGSIPIVREIGGLKDTVIRFQPETGEGNGFTFINYNAHEMLGTIKEAVLLYQDRTEWSKLVKNAMRSDNSWSHSAGEYCRMYESLIAG; this is encoded by the coding sequence ATGCGAAAAGTTTTATTTGTGGCATCTGAGGCTGCACCGTTTGCCAAAACCGGCGGTTTAGGTGATGTGATTGGCTCGCTGCCAAAAGCGCTTACCGCGCAAGGCGGCGATATTCGGGTAATTATGCCTAAGTATAGTTGTATTCCGGACGAATTTGTCTCCCGGATGGTTAAGCGGGCCACCTTTACCGTATCTGTCGGCTGGCGCAGGCAGTATGCGGGACTGTATGAGCTTGACTTTCAGGGGGTTACCTGGTATTTCATCGACAATGAATATTATTTTAAGCGCGAGGGCCTGTATGGCTATTATGACGAGGCCGAGCGGTTTGCCTATTTTTGCCGGGCGGTGCTTGAGGCGTTGCCGCGACTGGACTTTATGCCTGAAATCATTCACTGCCATGACTGGCAGACCGGGCCGCTGGCGGCTATGCTTAAACTCCAATATATTGACAGAAATGAATATGCGGGTGTCAAAACGGTATTCACCATTCATAATCTAATGTATCAGGGGATTTTCCCCAGTGATATTTTGGTAGACCTGTTAGGTTTGCCGACCAGTGCGTTTACCGCCGATGGTCTGGAGTTCTACGGGCAGGTCAACTTTTTGAAAGGAGGTCTGGCGTTTAGCGATCAGATAACCACTGTCAGCAAATCGTATGCCGAGGAGATGCAATATCCTTATTTCGGGGAAAAACTGGAGGGTATCTTGGCCAAACGCCGGGCTGATATTTGCGGGATTGTAAACGGCATTGACTATGAAACTTATAATCCGGCCGGGGATAGTTTCATCTATACCAATTATACCTGGCGGGGAACCACCAAACGTCTTGACAACAAAATCAAACTCCAGGCCGAACTGGGTTTGTCTGTAGGCAAACACATTCCGCTTATTGGCATGGTTTCCCGGCTGGTGGATTCCAAGGGGCTGGATCTGATTGCTCATGTCATGGCAGAATTGCTGGACCTTGATGTACAGCTGGTGGTGCTGGGAACCGGTGAAAGGCGCTTTGAAAACCTGTTTGCCTATGCGGCAGGCTGCCGCCCGGATAAAGTATCGGCCAAGATTACTTTTTCTGACGATTTGGCCCATAAGATTTATGCCGGTTCTGACATGTTTCTTATGCCGTCCCGGTTTGAGCCTTGCGGTATCGGGCAGCTGATCGCGCTCCGGTATGGCAGTATTCCTATTGTCCGGGAAATCGGCGGCCTTAAGGATACTGTTATCCGCTTCCAGCCGGAAACCGGTGAAGGCAATGGTTTTACTTTTATTAATTATAATGCTCATGAAATGCTGGGTACTATTAAAGAAGCTGTGCTCTTATACCAGGACCGGACCGAGTGGAGTAAGCTGGTTAAGAATGCTATGCGCTCTGACAACAGCTGGAGTCATTCGGCCGGCGAGTATTGCCGGATGTATGAGAGTTTGATTGCCGGCTAG
- the glgD gene encoding glucose-1-phosphate adenylyltransferase subunit GlgD, translating into MKNVMGLINLHESHDLLREITKNRPLAAIPFGGRYRLIDFVLSNFINSGITNVGILSAGNSRSLMDHIRSGKEWDLARKRDGLFILPSLQTDNVQGAFPKDLVDFFNNLDYIRSSRQRYVLLSGSRAVCNINYEAAFRFHQEKNADITILYKEYSDTDVRQMTGATLLETTSDGRIVDMEICPVSARSNKLSLAMYLMERSLFVDLIDASVARGGTNLARDCFLKNLENLRIYGFPFQGYLAQINSVQDYFSHSMALLTPAVWQELFFSNGSIYTKVKDAAPAKYQQDAQVRSSLVANGSVIAGKVENSILFRGAKIHKDARITNSIIMQNGEVGPGAIIENVICDKDVKITAGKRLKGELNHPIVITKGTVI; encoded by the coding sequence TTGAAGAATGTAATGGGTTTGATCAATTTGCATGAGAGTCATGACCTGCTCCGGGAGATAACCAAAAACCGGCCGCTGGCCGCGATTCCGTTTGGTGGCCGGTATCGCTTGATTGATTTTGTGCTGTCAAATTTTATCAATTCCGGCATAACCAATGTGGGCATTTTATCTGCCGGCAATTCGCGTTCGCTTATGGACCATATCCGTTCAGGCAAGGAGTGGGATCTGGCCCGGAAGCGGGATGGCCTGTTTATCCTGCCTTCGTTGCAGACCGACAACGTGCAGGGGGCATTTCCCAAAGACCTGGTGGATTTTTTCAATAATCTTGATTATATTAGAAGCAGCCGGCAGCGCTATGTTCTGCTTTCAGGCAGCCGGGCAGTTTGTAATATTAATTATGAGGCCGCGTTTCGTTTTCACCAGGAAAAAAACGCCGATATAACCATATTATACAAAGAATACAGTGACACCGATGTCCGGCAGATGACCGGCGCCACCCTGCTGGAAACCACGTCCGACGGCCGGATTGTGGATATGGAGATTTGTCCGGTCAGCGCCCGTAGTAACAAATTATCGCTGGCCATGTACCTGATGGAGCGCAGCTTGTTTGTTGATTTAATTGATGCCAGTGTGGCGCGGGGCGGGACGAATCTGGCACGCGATTGTTTTCTTAAAAACCTGGAGAATCTCAGAATTTATGGATTTCCTTTTCAGGGTTATTTGGCCCAGATTAATTCGGTGCAGGATTATTTTAGTCACAGTATGGCGCTGTTAACTCCCGCGGTATGGCAGGAACTCTTTTTTTCCAACGGCTCCATTTACACGAAGGTTAAGGATGCGGCCCCCGCCAAATACCAGCAGGACGCTCAGGTTAGAAGTTCGCTTGTCGCCAATGGTTCGGTAATCGCCGGGAAGGTGGAAAACAGTATTTTGTTCCGTGGTGCTAAGATTCATAAAGACGCCCGGATTACCAACAGCATTATTATGCAAAACGGGGAGGTCGGACCGGGAGCAATTATCGAGAATGTCATTTGTGACAAAGATGTCAAAATTACAGCAGGCAAACGGCTTAAGGGGGAATTAAACCACCCCATTGTCATTACGAAGGGAACGGTGATTTAA
- a CDS encoding D-alanyl-D-alanine carboxypeptidase family protein, producing the protein MTRIVLRCTALLTFFLWLAAGTAGAAPPTLSAQAAVLMDAKTGQVLYDRNMNKKLAPASTTKIMTAIIAIESGRLDETTRVSIHAASTPGSSLNLYPGQSITLRELLTGLLLRSGNDAAVAIAEHLAGSVDAFVAIMNQKAGSIGALHTHFRNPHGLSAPNHASTAFDLAWITRYALNNPTFAEIVGTKETNIEWLDRKGKSHDRNLRNTNKLLWMLEDADGVKTGTTNAAGPCLVSSATRNNQKLIAVVLHDHSRWFDSMMLLKHGFDTYDLYEYAEQGAVFASLPVDNGITGMVDALVAAPAALVVNAADYSAVTVEVDLPEKIKAPVYQGQKIGEIIFYVQDKAVKTVDLVAGNAVEERTVSKVLLRHWLDTVRRLSNWGLL; encoded by the coding sequence ATGACCCGCATTGTCTTACGTTGTACCGCCTTACTTACGTTTTTCCTATGGCTGGCTGCCGGCACTGCCGGAGCTGCGCCGCCAACCCTGTCGGCTCAGGCGGCTGTTCTAATGGATGCCAAGACAGGGCAAGTGCTTTATGACCGAAACATGAATAAAAAGCTGGCTCCGGCCAGCACCACCAAAATCATGACAGCCATTATCGCCATTGAGAGCGGCCGTTTGGACGAAACAACCCGGGTAAGTATCCATGCCGCCTCCACCCCCGGTTCTTCGCTCAATCTCTATCCCGGACAAAGCATCACACTCCGTGAACTGCTTACCGGGCTATTGCTCCGGTCCGGCAACGACGCGGCGGTAGCTATTGCCGAACACCTGGCAGGCTCGGTGGATGCCTTTGTGGCAATCATGAACCAGAAAGCCGGCAGCATCGGTGCACTGCACACACATTTCCGCAATCCGCACGGTCTTAGCGCCCCTAACCATGCATCCACAGCTTTTGATTTGGCCTGGATTACCCGCTATGCGTTGAATAACCCCACATTTGCCGAAATTGTCGGCACCAAGGAAACAAATATTGAATGGCTTGACCGCAAAGGCAAAAGCCATGACCGCAATCTCCGCAATACCAACAAACTGCTCTGGATGCTGGAAGATGCTGACGGCGTAAAAACCGGTACCACCAACGCGGCCGGTCCCTGCCTGGTTTCAAGCGCTACCCGCAACAACCAAAAGCTCATTGCCGTTGTCCTGCATGATCACTCGCGCTGGTTTGATTCGATGATGCTGCTAAAGCACGGTTTTGATACCTACGACCTGTATGAATATGCCGAGCAGGGGGCGGTATTTGCCTCACTGCCGGTAGACAACGGCATAACAGGCATGGTAGATGCCCTGGTAGCCGCCCCTGCCGCCCTGGTAGTCAATGCTGCCGATTATTCCGCAGTGACGGTCGAAGTGGATTTGCCGGAAAAAATAAAAGCCCCGGTATACCAGGGCCAAAAAATCGGCGAAATCATTTTCTATGTGCAGGATAAAGCCGTAAAAACAGTTGATCTTGTTGCCGGCAACGCGGTGGAAGAACGCACCGTAAGCAAGGTCCTGCTCAGACACTGGCTGGATACCGTGCGCCGCCTGTCCAACTGGGGATTATTATAG
- a CDS encoding polysaccharide deacetylase family protein translates to MRNLRKRSFFSIAVLAVGLVCGLIYETMLAVDDKYQVIRKVSTTHKVVALTIDDGPHPQATPEVLKVLRDKQVKATFFVLGANAQVHPGITAQTLADGHEIASHAYSHQFLNRMSLTAAAAELERSEAILTGIGAPKPTLFRPPGGGYNDRIVAMARERGYTTVLWSVDSGDWRQLPVEQVVKTIMDNVRPGSIILMHDGQYPLPTPQAIGIVIDNLRSQDYQFVTVSELLQYYEAARPASTLRYLTLGTTARIVSSSASGYE, encoded by the coding sequence TTGCGTAATTTGCGCAAACGGAGTTTTTTCAGTATAGCCGTGTTGGCTGTCGGCTTAGTATGCGGCCTGATATACGAAACCATGCTGGCAGTTGATGACAAATATCAGGTTATCCGTAAAGTGTCCACTACCCACAAAGTAGTGGCACTTACTATTGATGATGGTCCGCATCCTCAGGCCACGCCGGAAGTGCTGAAAGTTCTGCGGGACAAACAAGTAAAGGCCACTTTTTTTGTTTTGGGAGCCAATGCCCAGGTTCATCCTGGCATTACAGCCCAGACCCTGGCTGACGGGCACGAAATTGCTTCTCATGCTTACAGCCATCAATTTCTCAACCGGATGTCGCTAACGGCGGCGGCGGCAGAGCTTGAACGGTCTGAGGCCATCCTTACCGGTATTGGCGCACCTAAGCCGACACTCTTTCGCCCGCCAGGCGGCGGGTACAATGACCGCATTGTGGCAATGGCCCGTGAGCGGGGTTACACGACAGTATTGTGGTCTGTTGATAGTGGCGACTGGCGCCAATTACCTGTTGAACAAGTGGTTAAAACTATTATGGACAATGTCCGGCCAGGCAGTATCATCCTTATGCATGACGGACAATATCCGCTGCCTACGCCGCAGGCCATAGGCATAGTTATTGATAACCTGCGCAGCCAGGATTATCAATTTGTGACGGTGAGCGAGCTGCTGCAATATTATGAGGCAGCCAGACCGGCCAGTACCTTGCGGTACTTAACATTAGGTACTACGGCTCGTATTGTTTCAAGTTCTGCCAGTGGGTATGAATGA